The Streptomyces cynarae genome contains a region encoding:
- a CDS encoding SsgA family sporulation/cell division regulator has product MTQPFWGAADGTPVTREVVVHVVVAGEPPVPLPAELRYDTTDPYAVCLSLRGASTGTVDWVFARSLLAEGLSRPAGVGDVLVMPRYEGRRHSVRIVVRSTAGAAALDLAASAVAAFLARTDRIVPPGAEGLHIDLDRVVADLMAGSE; this is encoded by the coding sequence ATGACTCAGCCGTTTTGGGGTGCCGCCGATGGCACCCCGGTCACTCGCGAGGTCGTGGTGCACGTCGTCGTCGCGGGCGAACCACCGGTGCCGCTGCCCGCCGAGCTGCGCTACGACACGACGGACCCCTACGCCGTGTGCCTCTCCCTCCGAGGGGCGTCCACCGGCACGGTCGACTGGGTGTTCGCCCGCAGCCTCCTGGCGGAGGGGCTGAGCCGCCCGGCGGGTGTCGGAGACGTCCTGGTCATGCCCCGGTACGAAGGCCGCCGGCACTCGGTGCGCATAGTCGTCAGGTCCACCGCCGGGGCCGCCGCGCTGGACCTCGCGGCCTCTGCGGTCGCCGCGTTCCTGGCGCGCACCGACAGGATCGTGCCACCGGGCGCGGAGGGACTCCACATCGACCTGGACCGCGTCGTGGCCGACCTCATGGCGGGAAGCGAGTGA
- a CDS encoding helix-turn-helix domain-containing protein — MSTDPSTPRPGRQVPGTVYTTDAVPSRQRLAYWREALSQTFAPVAVAVPDEVCSGTIRTSRLGHLRVATVDGDPMSARRTPQLIAPDQEEHLVVTLVVKGVAGVLQDAREAHLHPGEIVLCDTARPLRLEFPHPFQTKSLVVPRRLLGLEESDLRRLTAKPIRPDTMAGSLLAPFLTQLVDGAATYPSATGVALARHVVDLLTVLIEERLHQQAGDTPSAAREMLARIQVFIDRNLADPDLTPEAIARAHQISVRYLHKLFQAEDVTVSRWIQRRRLQECRRVLARREAAGRTIAAVARQWGFASPAHFSRVFRDVYGMSPVEWRDSAVSAPRMAGVPAP, encoded by the coding sequence ATGTCGACGGACCCATCGACACCGAGACCGGGTAGGCAGGTCCCCGGCACCGTCTACACCACCGATGCGGTGCCCAGCCGCCAAAGACTCGCGTACTGGCGCGAAGCGCTGTCCCAGACGTTCGCCCCGGTTGCCGTCGCCGTCCCCGACGAGGTCTGCTCGGGAACCATCCGCACGTCCCGGCTGGGCCATCTGCGGGTCGCCACGGTGGACGGCGATCCCATGTCGGCGCGGCGGACTCCGCAGCTGATCGCACCGGACCAAGAGGAGCACCTGGTCGTCACGCTCGTGGTCAAGGGTGTCGCCGGAGTCCTGCAGGACGCCCGCGAGGCGCACCTGCATCCCGGGGAGATCGTCCTCTGCGACACGGCACGGCCGCTACGGCTGGAATTCCCGCATCCGTTCCAGACGAAATCCCTTGTCGTGCCGCGGCGGCTGCTGGGCCTGGAGGAGTCCGACCTGCGACGGCTCACCGCGAAACCCATCCGCCCCGACACGATGGCGGGCTCGCTGCTGGCACCCTTTCTGACCCAGCTCGTCGACGGTGCGGCGACATACCCGTCGGCCACCGGCGTGGCGCTGGCCCGCCACGTCGTCGACCTTCTCACCGTCCTGATCGAAGAGCGACTTCATCAGCAGGCGGGTGACACGCCGAGCGCGGCCCGGGAGATGCTGGCGCGCATACAGGTGTTCATCGACCGGAACCTCGCCGATCCGGACCTGACGCCGGAGGCCATAGCCCGCGCCCACCAGATCTCCGTTCGCTACCTGCACAAGCTGTTCCAGGCCGAGGACGTCACGGTCAGCCGGTGGATCCAGCGCCGCCGGCTGCAGGAGTGCCGACGTGTCCTCGCCCGCCGCGAGGCGGCGGGCCGGACCATCGCCGCGGTGGCCCGGCAGTGGGGTTTCGCCAGCCCCGCCCACTTCAGCCGGGTGTTCCGGGACGTCTACGGGATGTCCCCCGTCGAGTGGCGGGACTCCGCGGTGAGCGCGCCTCGTATGGCCGGCGTGCCCGCACCGTGA
- a CDS encoding helix-turn-helix transcriptional regulator, translated as MAGSGGSLSRSGLRGREAELEELRTLIASVARTGSGALTLIRGEPGIGKTTLLLEAVATAREAGFSAGLGKADELHHIVPLSSLAACVLHGDDPLLSGDTFADLARHHDRRIWLVERLAEAIEVRAGSVPVLIALDDVQWADPLSLFALKQLPARLRTSPVLWMLTGRQGPPGPAEEIVAAAGGELPAVTVPLGPLSGAAIGQLAGDTLGAAVDERVRELLDGAGGNPFLAVEMLAGLRTADASGESVPPGLVVGVRGRLRSLRPEALRFLQVGAVLGRRFGFEDAAALHGRPSATLIGTLEEVVRAGLLDDDGDQLVFRHDLLRQAVYVDIPPSARKSLHRQAAHRLVATGHQPIDAVSHILRSAQPGDEEAVALLRRAADDVLPVTPGLAADLMTRALELVPATRPLRFDVGEQAIMCLTRAGRNREALSTGDRLLAGRPPLEAIGRLQAALGGTLWNLDLAEELRRRAETALAVGGAAPEVEARLAALRALALSRSHDLGGAREAGENALGAAIAIGDREAHVLSLFGLGEIALNAGENAVALARFTALSAVDSAFLPEEIVAYQHLDDYESGERLLQRAADDAGSSREAMLLWAQAQQHLGLGRLDDAEADFVTMERLEDDVQVPVQQVNARVIRSRIALLRGDRDAARLHLAAARERLAAKPNPGNTAAVRFLEAILAEDDGDIGLAVDKIRQVQREGPFMRWRLLRTWVDSAVRMALRGADHGLAEDLAAQAEAHAERNPAVPTATGVAAQALGLLKNDLALLERSVELLEASPRPLVRAAACADLGKALLAAGRKQQAVAVLTQAHAAFAASGAHAGAARVRRDLEPAGGASRRAASRQRPVQGWEALTASEKKVARLIAEGHTNRSAADLLVVSPHTVNTHLTSVFRKLSVNSRVQLANMVTALRDD; from the coding sequence GTGGCGGGGTCAGGCGGATCGCTGTCCCGAAGCGGTCTGCGCGGCCGAGAGGCAGAGCTCGAAGAGCTTCGGACACTGATCGCCTCGGTGGCCCGCACCGGAAGCGGCGCGCTGACCCTGATCCGGGGGGAACCGGGCATCGGCAAGACCACGCTGCTGCTCGAGGCGGTCGCCACGGCCAGGGAGGCGGGGTTCTCCGCCGGCCTCGGCAAGGCCGATGAACTGCATCACATCGTGCCGCTCTCGTCGTTGGCCGCCTGCGTTCTGCACGGCGATGACCCGCTGCTGTCCGGCGACACCTTCGCCGATCTCGCGCGCCATCATGACCGGCGGATCTGGCTGGTGGAGCGCCTGGCGGAGGCGATCGAAGTCAGAGCCGGCAGTGTGCCGGTGCTGATCGCCCTCGACGACGTGCAGTGGGCCGACCCCCTCAGCCTGTTCGCCCTGAAGCAGCTTCCGGCCCGCCTGCGGACCTCGCCGGTTCTGTGGATGCTGACCGGGCGACAGGGCCCTCCCGGTCCGGCGGAGGAGATCGTCGCGGCCGCGGGGGGCGAACTCCCCGCGGTGACCGTTCCGTTGGGCCCGCTGTCCGGAGCGGCCATCGGCCAACTGGCCGGCGACACACTGGGAGCAGCCGTCGACGAGCGGGTGCGGGAGCTGCTCGACGGAGCCGGCGGTAACCCGTTTCTGGCGGTCGAGATGCTCGCCGGACTGCGGACCGCCGACGCCTCGGGTGAGTCCGTGCCCCCAGGGCTCGTGGTGGGTGTGCGCGGCAGGCTCAGGTCCCTGCGGCCCGAAGCGCTGCGCTTCCTGCAGGTCGGAGCGGTGCTGGGGCGCAGATTCGGCTTCGAGGACGCCGCAGCGCTCCACGGCCGACCGTCCGCCACGTTGATCGGGACGCTCGAGGAGGTGGTGCGCGCCGGACTCCTGGACGACGACGGCGACCAACTGGTCTTCCGGCATGATCTGCTGCGCCAGGCGGTCTACGTGGACATCCCGCCGTCGGCCCGGAAGTCTCTGCACCGCCAGGCCGCCCATCGCCTCGTCGCCACGGGCCACCAGCCCATCGACGCGGTGTCGCACATCCTCAGGAGCGCACAGCCCGGGGACGAGGAAGCGGTGGCGCTGTTGCGGCGAGCCGCTGACGACGTACTGCCCGTCACGCCGGGCCTCGCGGCCGACCTGATGACGCGGGCCCTGGAGTTGGTACCGGCCACACGGCCCCTGAGGTTCGACGTGGGGGAGCAGGCGATCATGTGCCTGACGCGGGCCGGCAGGAACCGTGAGGCACTGTCGACCGGCGACCGGTTGCTGGCCGGCCGGCCACCCCTGGAGGCGATCGGCCGGCTGCAGGCCGCCCTCGGCGGGACGCTGTGGAACCTGGATCTCGCCGAGGAGTTGCGCCGCCGGGCCGAAACGGCCCTCGCCGTGGGGGGCGCCGCCCCCGAGGTGGAGGCCAGGCTGGCCGCCCTGCGTGCGCTGGCCCTGTCCCGGAGCCACGATCTCGGCGGAGCGCGTGAGGCCGGCGAGAACGCGCTGGGTGCGGCCATCGCGATCGGTGACCGGGAGGCGCACGTCCTGTCCCTGTTCGGGCTCGGCGAGATCGCGCTCAACGCGGGCGAGAACGCCGTCGCACTGGCGCGCTTCACCGCGCTCAGCGCCGTGGACTCCGCGTTCCTTCCCGAAGAGATCGTGGCGTACCAGCACCTGGACGACTACGAGTCCGGTGAGCGGCTGCTTCAGCGGGCGGCGGACGACGCCGGGTCGTCCCGTGAGGCCATGCTGCTGTGGGCGCAGGCTCAGCAGCATCTGGGCCTCGGCAGGCTCGACGACGCCGAAGCCGACTTCGTGACCATGGAGCGCCTGGAAGACGACGTACAGGTCCCCGTCCAGCAGGTGAACGCTCGCGTGATCCGCTCCCGGATCGCGCTGCTGCGCGGCGACCGGGACGCGGCGCGGCTACACCTGGCGGCGGCACGGGAAAGACTGGCGGCCAAGCCGAACCCGGGCAACACGGCCGCGGTGCGCTTCCTGGAAGCGATCCTCGCCGAGGACGACGGGGACATCGGGCTCGCCGTCGACAAGATTCGACAGGTGCAGCGGGAAGGTCCCTTCATGCGCTGGCGGCTGCTGCGCACCTGGGTCGACTCGGCGGTACGCATGGCCCTGCGAGGCGCGGACCACGGACTCGCCGAGGATCTGGCCGCGCAGGCCGAAGCCCACGCCGAGCGCAATCCGGCCGTGCCCACCGCCACGGGTGTCGCGGCGCAGGCCCTCGGGCTCCTGAAGAACGATCTCGCCCTGCTGGAACGTTCCGTCGAGCTGCTCGAGGCATCCCCTCGCCCGCTGGTACGGGCCGCCGCCTGTGCCGACCTCGGAAAGGCGCTGCTGGCGGCAGGCCGTAAGCAGCAGGCCGTGGCCGTCCTGACCCAGGCCCATGCCGCGTTCGCAGCGTCAGGCGCGCATGCCGGGGCGGCTCGCGTAAGGCGGGATCTCGAACCTGCAGGGGGCGCAAGCCGCAGGGCGGCGAGCAGGCAGCGGCCCGTCCAGGGATGGGAGGCGTTGACGGCCTCGGAGAAGAAGGTCGCGCGCCTGATCGCCGAGGGCCACACCAACCGGTCGGCCGCCGACCTGCTCGTCGTCTCCCCGCACACGGTCAACACTCATCTGACGTCCGTCTTCCGGAAGCTGTCGGTCAACTCCCGGGTCCAGCTCGCCAACATGGTGACGGCCTTGCGCGACGACTAG
- a CDS encoding alpha/beta fold hydrolase: MHRHTPTPPTVVLVHGAFTDASSWAGVISLLHAAGLTVRALANPLRGLAEDAAYIRSAVRRIEAPVVLVGHGYGGAVITEAATDADNTVALCYVAAFGLDAGECLLDITGRFAPMPSTDATSTAALPARLGAGQESELSIRKERFPQVYAADLPPRVTSVLSVTQRPIARSALTGRSGPPAWASKPSWYAIAAADRMLNPTAQRFMAQRMAATEYLLDASHAAVLSQPGAVAAMIREAAGHSTDRDDGRKPRHTF; this comes from the coding sequence GTGCACCGACACACCCCCACACCGCCGACCGTCGTGCTCGTGCACGGTGCGTTCACCGACGCCTCGTCCTGGGCGGGGGTCATCAGCCTCCTCCACGCCGCCGGACTGACCGTGCGCGCCCTGGCGAACCCGTTGCGCGGTCTGGCGGAGGACGCCGCCTACATCCGGAGCGCGGTGCGCCGCATCGAGGCCCCGGTCGTGCTCGTCGGCCACGGCTACGGTGGCGCGGTCATCACCGAGGCCGCCACCGACGCCGACAACACCGTGGCGTTGTGCTATGTCGCGGCGTTCGGCCTCGACGCCGGAGAGTGCCTCCTCGACATCACCGGCCGCTTCGCCCCCATGCCCTCGACCGACGCCACCTCGACCGCCGCTCTCCCCGCCCGGCTCGGCGCCGGCCAGGAGAGCGAGCTGTCCATCCGCAAGGAACGTTTCCCGCAGGTGTACGCCGCGGACCTGCCGCCCCGCGTCACCAGCGTGCTGTCCGTGACGCAGCGCCCGATCGCCCGCAGCGCCCTGACCGGTAGATCGGGCCCGCCGGCATGGGCCTCCAAGCCGTCCTGGTACGCCATCGCGGCCGCCGACCGAATGCTCAACCCCACCGCTCAGCGCTTCATGGCACAGCGCATGGCGGCCACCGAATACTTACTGGACGCCTCGCACGCCGCGGTTCTCTCACAGCCCGGCGCCGTGGCGGCGATGATCCGGGAAGCGGCAGGACACAGCACTGATCGCGACGACGGCCGAAAGCCTCGGCATACCTTCTGA
- a CDS encoding sugar ABC transporter substrate-binding protein — protein sequence MTSITALDYYTDTTEHAQWGERLTACGKAAGVAVEHRSVPGASLVPKVLQQASSRTLPDLLMLDNPDLQQIAQTGALTPLDRYGIDSGGFAKGIQSAGTYQGKVYGLAPTVSTIALFYNKDMLAEAGVAVPKTWDELKAAAAKLTRPGRYGMAVDANATFEGTWQFLPFLWSNGGDERRLDTPQAAQALQLWVDLMKSGSMSKSVLNWTQADVHDQFVAGRAAMMVNGPWRISELNQDKNLHWGVVPIPVRQAGQTLVTPLGGEVWTVPQTASKARQQKAAQVLACLNDSTNMLALAKQYFTVPSRTAVASRYAEQVPSMAAFARSVEKARARTGELGVKWPKAATGIYTAIQAALTGEQTPQEALRHAQQIATGS from the coding sequence GTGACCTCCATCACCGCGCTCGACTATTACACCGACACGACCGAACACGCCCAATGGGGCGAGCGCCTCACCGCCTGCGGCAAGGCCGCCGGCGTGGCGGTCGAGCACAGGAGCGTCCCGGGGGCGTCGCTCGTCCCCAAGGTGCTGCAGCAGGCGTCGTCGCGGACCCTTCCCGACCTGTTGATGCTGGACAACCCCGACCTGCAGCAGATCGCGCAGACCGGCGCGCTGACCCCCTTGGACCGGTACGGCATCGACTCCGGCGGCTTCGCCAAGGGCATCCAGTCGGCGGGCACCTACCAGGGGAAGGTGTACGGACTGGCGCCCACCGTCAGCACGATCGCCCTCTTCTACAACAAGGACATGCTCGCCGAGGCGGGTGTCGCGGTGCCGAAGACCTGGGACGAGTTGAAGGCGGCGGCGGCGAAGCTGACCCGCCCGGGACGCTACGGGATGGCGGTCGACGCGAACGCCACCTTCGAGGGCACCTGGCAGTTCCTGCCCTTCCTGTGGTCCAACGGCGGGGACGAGAGGCGACTGGACACCCCGCAGGCCGCGCAGGCACTCCAGCTGTGGGTGGACCTGATGAAGAGCGGATCCATGTCGAAGTCCGTGCTGAACTGGACGCAGGCCGACGTCCACGACCAGTTCGTCGCCGGCAGGGCGGCCATGATGGTCAACGGCCCCTGGCGGATCTCCGAGCTGAACCAGGACAAGAACTTGCACTGGGGTGTGGTCCCCATCCCCGTCCGTCAGGCGGGGCAGACCCTTGTCACACCGCTCGGCGGCGAGGTGTGGACGGTCCCGCAGACCGCGTCCAAGGCCCGGCAGCAGAAGGCCGCCCAGGTACTCGCCTGCCTGAACGACTCCACGAACATGCTGGCCCTGGCCAAGCAGTACTTCACCGTGCCCTCCCGCACCGCGGTGGCGTCCCGGTACGCCGAGCAGGTCCCGTCGATGGCCGCCTTCGCCCGAAGCGTCGAGAAGGCCCGAGCCCGTACCGGCGAACTCGGCGTCAAGTGGCCCAAGGCGGCGACCGGGATCTACACCGCGATCCAGGCCGCCCTGACCGGCGAGCAGACACCGCAGGAAGCACTCCGGCATGCGCAGCAGATCGCGACCGGTTCCTGA
- a CDS encoding carbohydrate ABC transporter permease, producing the protein MRSRSRPVPDEDEAAHGRARAAARARFWEPVSQWMFIVPAVTYLLLFFGYPIVKNVVMSFQQYTTTTFYTGAAPFAGLQNYTKILSSDLFPKALLTTVLFTAGSIAGQFVVGLALALFFQRRFPLGGVLRSLLLLPWLLPLVVSGTTWRWMLDTDDGVVNKALRDLHLLSSGIPWLTGTSQALVAVILINIWVGIPFNTVILYGGLQDIPVHLYEAAKLDGAGAVAAFRHVTWPLLRPVVDVVLVLGVVYTIKVLDLILIVTGGGPADATETLATRSYELSFQQFEFGRGAAMSNVLVAVSLIFAFVHLRARRRARRT; encoded by the coding sequence ATGCGCAGCAGATCGCGACCGGTTCCTGACGAGGACGAGGCCGCGCACGGCAGGGCCCGGGCTGCGGCCCGGGCCCGCTTCTGGGAGCCGGTCTCCCAGTGGATGTTCATCGTGCCCGCGGTGACGTACCTGCTGCTGTTCTTCGGCTACCCGATCGTCAAGAACGTCGTGATGAGCTTCCAGCAGTACACGACCACCACCTTCTACACCGGTGCCGCGCCGTTCGCAGGGCTGCAGAACTACACGAAGATCCTGTCCTCGGACCTGTTCCCCAAGGCCTTGCTGACGACGGTCCTGTTCACAGCCGGATCGATAGCCGGGCAGTTCGTGGTCGGCCTGGCACTCGCCCTGTTCTTCCAGCGCCGCTTCCCGCTCGGCGGCGTTCTGCGGTCGCTGTTGCTACTGCCGTGGCTGCTGCCGCTGGTCGTCTCGGGGACGACGTGGAGGTGGATGCTCGACACCGACGACGGAGTCGTCAACAAGGCGCTGCGCGACCTCCACCTGCTGTCATCCGGCATACCCTGGCTCACCGGCACCTCACAGGCGCTCGTGGCGGTGATCCTCATCAACATCTGGGTGGGCATCCCGTTCAACACCGTGATCCTGTACGGCGGCCTGCAGGACATTCCGGTGCATCTGTACGAGGCGGCGAAACTGGACGGCGCCGGTGCGGTGGCGGCGTTCCGCCATGTCACCTGGCCACTGCTGCGCCCCGTGGTCGACGTCGTGCTGGTGCTGGGCGTGGTCTACACGATCAAGGTGCTGGACCTCATCCTCATCGTGACCGGCGGAGGACCGGCCGACGCCACCGAGACCCTCGCAACCCGGTCCTACGAACTGTCCTTCCAGCAGTTCGAGTTCGGGCGCGGCGCCGCGATGAGCAACGTACTCGTCGCCGTCTCGCTCATCTTCGCCTTCGTCCACCTGCGCGCCCGCCGGCGCGCCCGGCGCACCTGA
- a CDS encoding carbohydrate ABC transporter permease, which produces MKRAPSRGLVSTIVGIVLLAVMLFPVYWMVNASLQPAGNPLRGGWFPLHPDLGGYATALRDQGRNLVTSLVVALGSVAFSLALAAPAAYALAHLPVRGINLVLFGVLITQMVPGIAVANALYNAYNDLGLLNSSLGLVLADSTAGVPFAIIILRSFMQGIPREIIEAARVDGAGRLRTFRSVVLPLSTNALITAALFTFLFAWSDFLFALTLTTTDTVRPITLGIYEYIGAHTNQWNAIMATAVLASAPAAVLLVIAQRHVAAGATSGAVK; this is translated from the coding sequence GTGAAGCGCGCACCGAGCCGTGGTCTGGTGTCCACGATCGTCGGGATCGTCCTGCTCGCGGTGATGCTGTTCCCCGTCTACTGGATGGTGAACGCCTCCCTGCAGCCGGCGGGCAACCCACTACGGGGAGGCTGGTTCCCGCTCCACCCGGACCTCGGCGGATACGCCACGGCACTGCGCGATCAGGGACGCAACCTCGTCACCAGTCTCGTCGTGGCCCTCGGCAGCGTGGCGTTCAGCCTCGCGCTCGCCGCGCCGGCGGCCTACGCGCTGGCCCACCTCCCCGTCCGGGGCATCAACCTCGTGCTCTTCGGCGTCCTGATCACACAGATGGTGCCGGGCATCGCCGTGGCCAACGCGCTCTACAACGCCTACAACGACCTGGGACTGCTCAACTCCTCGCTCGGACTGGTCCTCGCCGACTCCACCGCCGGGGTCCCCTTCGCGATCATCATTCTCCGTTCGTTCATGCAGGGCATTCCCAGGGAGATCATCGAGGCCGCGCGCGTGGACGGTGCCGGGAGGCTGCGCACCTTCCGCTCGGTGGTGCTCCCGTTGAGCACCAACGCGCTGATCACCGCAGCGCTCTTCACCTTCCTCTTCGCCTGGAGCGACTTCCTCTTCGCCCTCACCCTGACCACCACGGATACCGTGCGGCCGATCACCCTCGGCATCTACGAGTACATCGGCGCGCACACGAACCAGTGGAACGCCATCATGGCCACCGCGGTCCTGGCCTCCGCCCCGGCGGCCGTGCTGCTCGTCATCGCCCAGCGCCACGTCGCCGCAGGCGCCACGAGCGGGGCCGTCAAGTGA
- the miaB gene encoding tRNA (N6-isopentenyl adenosine(37)-C2)-methylthiotransferase MiaB has protein sequence MTSSSDRSPAVDVHAPKSYEIRTYGCQMNVHDSERLAGLLEEAGYVRAPEGADGDADVVVFNTCAVRENADNRLYGNLGRLAPKKAVRPGMQIAVGGCLAQKDRDTIVKKAPWVDVVFGTHNIGKLPVLLERARVQEEAQVEIAESLEAFPSTLPTRRESAYAAWVSISVGCNNTCTFCIVPALRGKEKDRRPGDILAEVEALVAEGVSEITLLGQNVNAYGSDIGDREAFSKLLRACGNIDGLERVRFTSPHPRDFTDDVIAAMAETPNVMPQLHMPLQSGSDAVLKAMRRSYRQERYLGIIEKVRAAIPHAAITTDIIVGFPGETEEDFEQTLHVVREARFAQAFTFQYSKRPGTPAAEMENQIPKEVVQARYERLVALQEEISWEENKKQVGRTLELMVAEGEGRKDGATHRLSGRAPDNRLVHFTKPEQEVRPGDVVTVEVTYAAPHHLLAEGAVLDVRRTRAGDAWAKRNAAEAAEPAGVMLGLPKVGVPAPLPVATAGACGCD, from the coding sequence ATGACCAGCAGCAGCGACCGGAGCCCCGCAGTGGACGTTCACGCACCCAAGAGCTATGAGATCCGCACCTACGGGTGCCAGATGAACGTCCACGATTCCGAGCGATTGGCCGGGCTGCTCGAAGAGGCCGGGTACGTGCGTGCGCCCGAGGGGGCGGACGGCGACGCGGACGTGGTCGTCTTCAACACCTGCGCCGTGCGGGAGAACGCCGACAACCGGCTCTACGGCAACCTCGGCCGCCTCGCGCCGAAGAAGGCCGTCCGGCCCGGCATGCAGATCGCCGTCGGCGGCTGCCTGGCGCAGAAGGACCGCGACACCATCGTGAAGAAGGCGCCCTGGGTGGACGTCGTCTTCGGTACGCACAACATCGGCAAGCTGCCGGTCCTGCTGGAGCGCGCCCGCGTCCAGGAGGAGGCACAGGTCGAGATCGCCGAGTCGCTGGAGGCCTTCCCGTCCACCCTGCCGACGCGGCGCGAGAGCGCCTACGCGGCCTGGGTGTCGATCTCCGTCGGCTGCAACAACACCTGCACCTTCTGTATCGTCCCGGCGCTGCGCGGCAAGGAGAAGGACCGCCGCCCCGGCGACATCCTCGCCGAGGTCGAGGCACTGGTCGCCGAGGGTGTCTCCGAGATCACGCTGCTGGGCCAGAACGTCAACGCCTACGGCTCCGACATCGGCGACCGTGAGGCCTTCAGCAAGCTGCTGCGTGCCTGCGGGAACATCGACGGCCTGGAGCGCGTCCGCTTCACCTCCCCGCACCCGCGCGACTTCACCGACGACGTCATCGCGGCCATGGCCGAGACTCCGAACGTGATGCCGCAGCTGCACATGCCGCTGCAGTCCGGCTCGGACGCCGTGCTCAAGGCGATGCGCCGGTCCTACCGTCAGGAGCGCTACCTGGGGATCATCGAGAAGGTGCGCGCCGCCATCCCGCACGCCGCGATCACCACCGACATCATCGTCGGCTTCCCCGGGGAGACCGAGGAGGACTTCGAGCAGACGCTGCACGTGGTGCGCGAGGCGCGGTTCGCGCAGGCGTTCACCTTCCAGTACTCCAAGCGGCCCGGCACCCCGGCCGCCGAGATGGAGAACCAGATCCCCAAGGAGGTCGTCCAGGCGCGCTACGAGCGGCTCGTCGCCCTCCAGGAGGAGATCTCCTGGGAGGAGAACAAGAAGCAGGTCGGCCGCACGCTGGAGCTGATGGTCGCCGAGGGCGAGGGGCGCAAGGACGGGGCCACCCACCGGCTGTCCGGCCGCGCCCCCGACAACCGCCTGGTCCACTTCACCAAGCCGGAGCAGGAGGTGCGCCCGGGTGACGTGGTGACCGTCGAGGTGACGTACGCCGCCCCGCACCACCTCCTCGCCGAGGGAGCCGTCCTCGACGTGCGCCGCACGCGCGCGGGCGACGCGTGGGCGAAGCGGAACGCGGCGGAGGCCGCCGAGCCGGCCGGTGTGATGCTGGGTCTGCCGAAGGTCGGCGTGCCGGCGCCCCTGCCCGTGGCCACCGCCGGCGCCTGCGGCTGCGACTGA
- a CDS encoding class III extradiol dioxygenase subunit B-like domain-containing protein: MLVAAAVCPFPPLLVPEVAAGAAPELDGARAACKDALGVLAAARPDRLVVVGPAGEGEEGTYAEGARGSFRGFGVDVDVRLGAGGTAQERELPPALAVAAWLLDRTRWAGAPVEGLAVPELVAPERCAEVGAELAAQAERTALLIMGDGSACRSVKAPGYLDERAADFDAEVARALGAADVTALRSLDPALAHALRARGRAPWQVLAGAAEGVRLSGNLLYDEAPYGVGYMVAAWS; encoded by the coding sequence ATGCTTGTCGCCGCCGCCGTCTGTCCCTTTCCGCCCCTGCTCGTGCCCGAGGTCGCCGCGGGTGCGGCGCCCGAACTGGACGGCGCCCGTGCCGCCTGCAAGGACGCGCTGGGCGTGCTCGCCGCCGCCCGCCCCGACCGGCTGGTGGTCGTCGGGCCCGCCGGGGAGGGCGAGGAGGGCACCTACGCGGAGGGCGCGCGGGGGTCGTTCCGGGGCTTCGGTGTGGACGTCGACGTACGCCTGGGTGCGGGCGGCACGGCTCAGGAGCGTGAGCTTCCGCCGGCGCTCGCGGTCGCCGCGTGGCTGCTGGATCGCACGCGCTGGGCCGGCGCACCCGTGGAGGGGCTGGCAGTGCCGGAACTCGTGGCACCCGAGCGGTGCGCCGAGGTCGGAGCCGAGCTGGCCGCACAGGCCGAGCGGACGGCCCTGCTGATCATGGGCGACGGCAGCGCGTGCCGCTCGGTGAAGGCGCCGGGCTACCTGGACGAGCGCGCGGCCGACTTCGACGCGGAGGTCGCGCGGGCGCTGGGCGCGGCGGACGTGACGGCACTGAGATCCCTTGACCCGGCCCTCGCCCACGCATTGCGGGCCCGCGGCCGGGCCCCCTGGCAGGTCCTCGCGGGCGCGGCAGAAGGCGTACGCCTGTCCGGCAACCTGCTGTACGACGAGGCGCCGTACGGCGTGGGGTACATGGTGGCCGCCTGGTCGTAG
- a CDS encoding antitoxin, with translation MGLVDNLKAKVSDLAQQHEDKVDRGLDKAAKMIDDRTKGKYSDKIHTGTDKAKHAVERLAHRDTGPSTGEAAPPETPQPPSAS, from the coding sequence ATGGGGCTCGTGGACAACCTGAAAGCCAAGGTCTCGGACCTCGCGCAGCAGCACGAGGACAAGGTCGATCGTGGCCTCGACAAGGCCGCGAAGATGATCGACGATCGGACCAAGGGCAAGTACAGCGACAAGATCCACACGGGCACGGACAAGGCGAAGCACGCGGTGGAGCGCCTCGCCCACCGGGACACCGGCCCGTCGACCGGCGAAGCGGCGCCCCCGGAGACACCACAGCCGCCTTCGGCCTCCTGA